A genomic stretch from Lathyrus oleraceus cultivar Zhongwan6 chromosome 2, CAAS_Psat_ZW6_1.0, whole genome shotgun sequence includes:
- the LOC127123100 gene encoding alpha-L-arabinofuranosidase 1, protein MASSSRRPTGKRSREPSFASLPISVVSLVPPALVDSFNKDIGVFLVISTCHYGVNANEITSKLVIDAGSGRLIPDTFFGAFFEEINHAGAGGLWAELVNNRGFEAEGPEINIDNIIDPWTIIGENQSSIIVSTERSSCFERNKIALRMDVLCHRKSCPRGGVGISNPGFWGMNIEEGKKYKVVFYVRSLGRINLQISFVGSDNGVKLASTKIRASGVNATKWSKMEIILEAKSTNHNSNLQITTNKKGVLWLDQISAMPLDTYKGHGFRNDIFQMVADLKPKTFRFPGGCYVEGDYLKYAFRWKDTVGAWEERLGHYNDIWKYWTDDEFGYFEGLQLSEDLGAYPIWVFNNGISHHYEINTSAISPFVQEALDGIEFARGSPESKWGSLRASMGHPKSFDLRYVGVGNEDCGKHNYQGNYLEFYKAIKDRYPDIQIISNCDGSQYPLNHPADLYDFHIYTNSKDMFSQYTKFDKAPRSGPKAYVSEYAVWKEDAGNGSLYAAVAEAAFLIGLEKNIDVVNMVAYAPLFVNTNDKYWIPDAIVFNTYQNYGTPSYWLQQFFIDSNGAIFLNSTLYNSSSSIVQYTNSQDGKNYLKVKVVNFGSSIENLEVLINNLKSNVQRSGSSKMMLTSLNKMDENSKIVPKRASLENASNDMNVELAPYSVTSFDLLI, encoded by the exons atggcttcctcatcccgcAGACCTACCGGAAAGAGATCACGAGAACCATCCTTTGCATCTCTACCCATTTCCGTCGTATCGCTAGTTCCACCGGCTCTCGTCGATTCCTTCAACAAAGATATTG GCGTGTTTTTGGTTATTTCTACATGCCACTATGGTGTTAATGCCAATGAGATCACATCAAAACTAGTAATTGATGCTGGTTCTGGAAGGCTTATTCCAGATAcattttttggagcattttttGAA GAGATTAATCATGCGGGAGCTGGAGGATTATGGGCAGAACTTGTGAATAATCGAG GTTTTGAAGCAGAAG gtccagaaatcaacatagacaacatcat tgatcCGTGGACAATTATTGGAGAAAATCAATCATCCATTATTGTATCAACGGAACGTTCTTCTTGTTTTGAGCGTAATAAAATTGCATTACGTATGGATGTTCTTTGTCATAGAAAATCTTGTCCACGTGGTGGTGTTGGTATTTCCAATCCTGGTTTTTGGGGAAT GAATATCGAGGAAGGGAAGAAATATAAAGTAGTATTCTATGTTAGATCACTTGGTCGAATTAATTTACAAATTTCATTTGTTGGATCTGATAATGGTGTCAAATTAGCTTCAACCAAAATAAG AGCTTCTGGAGTTAATGCTACAAAGTGGAGTAAGATGGAAATAATTCTTGAAGCCAAAAGCACTAATCACAATTCGAACCTACAAATAACAACAAACAAAAAAGGAGTATTATGGTTAGATCAAATCTCAGCCATGCCTTTAGATACATATA AAGGTCATGGTTTTCGAAATGACATTTTTCAAATGGTGGCAGATTTAAAGCCAAAAACTTTTAGATTCCCAG GTGGTTGTTATGTTGAAGGAGATTACCTTAAATATGCATTTAGGTGGAAAGATACAGTTGGAGCATGGGAAGAGAGACTTGGCCACTATAATGATATATGGAAGTATTGGACCGATGATGAATTTGGTTATTTTGAAGGGCTTCAA TTATCAGAGGATCTTGGTGCATATCCAATATGGGTGTTTAATAATGGTATTAGTCATCATTATGAAATTAATACGTCTGCAATTTCACCATTTGTACAA GAAGCTCTAGATGGTATTGAGTTTGCTAGAGGTTCTCCAGAATCAAAATGGGGTTCTCTTAGAGCTTCCATGGGACATCCAAAGTCATTTGATTTGAGATATGTTGGAGTTGGGAATGAAGATTGTGGTAAACATAACTATCAAGGAAATTATCTCGAGTTCTATAAAGCTATAAAAGATAGATATCCTGATATTCAAATTATCTCAAATTGTGATGGTTCTCAATATCCATTAAATCATCCTGCAGACCTTTATGATTTTCAT ATTTATACAAATTCTAAGGACATGTTTTCCCAGTATACCAAATTCGATAAAGCACCACGATCCGGTCCAAAG GCATATGTTAGTGAGTATGCTGTTTGGAAGGAAGATGCAGGCAATGGAAGCCTTTATGCAGCTGTGGCTGAAGCTGCATTTCTTATTGGACTTGAAAAAAATAT CGATGTCGTCAACATGGTTGCTTATGCACCACTCTTTGTAAACACAAATGACAAATA TTGGATACCAGATGCAATTGTATTCAACACTTATCAAAATTATGGAACTCCAAGTTATTGGCTCCAACAATTTTTCATTGATTCTAATGGAGCAATATTTCTTAATTCAACTCTCTACAATTCTTCTAGCTCGATTGTTCAGTATACAAATTCTCAAGATGGGAAAAATTATCTAAAAGTCAAG GTAGTAAACTTTGGAAGCTCAATTGAAAATTTAGAGgttttaataaataatttaaaatcaAATGTGCAACGATCTGGTTCATCAAAAATGATGCTTACATCTTTAAATAAAATGGATGAAAATTCTA AGATTGTACCCAAAAGAGCTTCACTTGAAAATGCAAGCAATGACATGAATGTTGAACTTGCTCCTTATTCTGTTACATCATTTGATTTATTAATTTAA